The nucleotide window GGTGGGGTGCCTTCTGAGTGTGGCGGCTAGCTTGGCATCGTTGGCCAGAAGCGAACACGGCCGCCAGCTTAACCCTTGAAGGTTTTGCAAGTCCGCCGGGTTTCACATGCTGCGCGCGATGGCCTTTGGTGATGCGAAGGAGGAATGAAGAGATGTCAGAGCATCCGCTTTCTGTGTTTCAAGAGCTTGATCCCGGTGTCCTGAAGCATATCCGGGAGATGGACGAGTTCGTGTTCGCCGCAGGGGAGGTGCCGCGCAAGACCAAGCTTCTCCTGGCCATGGCCTTTGATGCGGCGCACGGGGCGGTTAATGGCGTACGCGCTTTGGCAACCGCCGCGATGCAAGAGGGGGCCACGCGCGGAGAGATCGCCGAAGTGCTGCGCGTAGCGGCCCATCTTGGAGGGGTAGGCGTTTTCTACACCGCTGCGGCCGCATTAAGGGAGGTTATGAGGTAGCGGCCGCAGGTAAGAAAAGCGTCATGCCAGCGCCCGCTGGCCTAGCTGCATTTCACATAGGCCCCCGGCCAAGTAGTTACCGGAGAGGGTAACTCAGGCACAGGAGAGAAGGTAACCCAGCGCGGAGGTGCAATGAGGAACGCTGCGTCTAGCCCGGGGGTCGGCGCACTCCGAATGATGAGTGACGGGCCAACCTGCAGTCTCAGCTGTGAGTAGGCCAATCAGATGCTGTGGGCGCCAAACAGGAGCCCTCCGCATTAGGGGAGAAAGGTACTAGACAAATAGCGCGCGGACCTCACCTGCTTCTCCATGGGAGCTCGCCCTCAAGGTTCGTTAAAGACTCAGGAGCCACTACTCCACGGATCGAGGGGGCTGCCCGGTGAGGCGAACCCTTCTCTGCCAGCTGTAGCGACAAGGTCATCCGCCGTCAACGTGTCCCCCTTTCTTTCTGCGACCTCGGCACATGCGAGATCGAGCAAATCTACGGCCTTCCCGGGAAACACGCCTGGTCTTCCTGAAGAGAGTCCTACGCACAAGTCAATCATCGGCTCGGGGATTCGTACCCGGTGATGGCGTTCGACAAGCGGCTTCAGAGCACGGAGAACTTCTCTTGTCTGTCCTCCATTTAGCTCGTAGAGCACCACAGGGAAATACCTCCGCCGCAGGATTGGTGACTCCAGGTTGCAGAGGAAACCAGGGAGAGCTGTAGCAAACGCAGGCACGCCACAATCAGCAAGACGCCGGAGAAGAATCTCCCTTTGAGAGCAACAAGAGAGCAGAACGTCGACATCGTCGATGGCTAGAACGCAGTTACTTTCGGCCTCCATCTCGTCCAGGATTCTATCGAATGCCCTCTCGGCCTCACCAGGAAGATTGTACTCGGCAGTTAATCTGACCACCTCCAGTACCCGCACACGTCTGTTTGATAACATAAGCTTTCGAGACAAAGCAACGAGAAGGTTACTTTTTCCTGCACCAGACTCACCCACGACGAGGGGTACCATTCTGTGCCATTGCTGGATTACGGCGAGAACCTGGTGGACCTCCTTGTCTCGGCCAATTGTGGGCGGCAGTTCCCCGTCCCGTGGCAAGTCTGTCAAGGCCTTCGTGAAGTGATCAGACAGCCGCCCCGTAGGTGGACGGAAGTCCCTCCCCGGAGGCTTTTGTGTGCGCAGGGAGTGAGGCGGCGGCAAATCGGGTGCTCCGAGCAGTTGCAGTGTCTCCAGAAGCGCTTCACTGGGGTCTCCCGCAAGCTCTTCAAACAATATCGCCTTCCACCCGTTGGCAGGGTGAGAAAAGCGCACCCCACTCATTGGAGTGGCTCGCCCCCGCGTTTCCAAGTCAGCGTCAACGCAGACAATATAGCGGTCCCACGGCTCAACGCGCCGAAGCAAGAGGTTACTCTGGGGCTTAGTAAAGACCCCAGGATCCACCGGGACAGGGCCAAGCACAATCGTGTCTCGGTCCACCGGCCGGATGCCTACCCCCTTTTCCAGGAGGTAGGCCAACAAGATCGGTTCGATCGTGGTCATTGGCGTCTGGTACGCCATATCTGGCCCTCTCGCCTGTGTTTATGACAAGGCCGGTCTACAGTCCTTCTTCCGTGCTCGCACGCCACTTCTCGTCGGTTTCAAAAGGGTCACGAAGGTCCAGCACCCTCCCAGGGACCCAAATGGCATACCAGGTTGCTACGCCCGCTTCCAGACCGGAAAACTGCCGAATCACACGACCACGGACAGCGGCTCTAGTATCTGGAGGTGACGATACCATGGCGGAGGCGATTTCATCTTCAGTGACCACACGGTGCTCCAACAGTCCTTGTTGTTCAAGGCTGTAGAAGAGGCTGCTTCTCCGCCGGACGTCATGATAGCTTATGTCGAGAGCCATCAGCTTCTGTGCCAAAGGAGAGGGCTTGGGCCCTGGCTCCCTTTCACGCATCGCCGACAAAAGGCACTCCAGGTGAAGTACGCCTTCCTCACCGAAGATTTGTCGCAAAACGACAAGCTCTTCTGGCTCCCGCCTGGCGGGCTTTCCGGGCGCCATTTTGTTCACGTGATCCCAAGAAGAGCCCCACCGTTGGAGGAGCCTGGAGTAAAGATCGAACTTGATGTAAGGATCCAGGCACGACCTAAGGCTGAGTGGGTCTGCCTCAAGCTGATCGAGCACACTGCGCCATTCACGGACAACAAGCTCTCCCCATTCGGGGATACCTCTCTTTCCGATGGAGTCTTCTGCGCGCGTGAGGTAGTGTCGCTGTACCTCCGTAGCTGTGACACTACGCCCATCCGTTGTTCGTAGTGCTCTTCTGCAAAGCGGGTCACGGCTCACGAAGTGGAGCACTTCTACTGGGTCGTCAAATTCAAACCCGTCTCCCAAATGCACTCCAAGGTCCATCATCCTCAAAAGCAGAGCTGTAGTACCGATCTTCAAGAAGGTACCACGCTCCGACATCAAACTGTCTCCGAGGATCAAATGAACACGGCGGTATTGCTCCGTGCTCAGGTGCTCGTCTCTCGTATTGAGAATACCTCTACACCCTACGGTCTCCCTGCTTACCGCAACCTCAATAAAGGCGGCTCGCTGGGACAGTTCGAAGCCAATCCCTCCTGAGACACAAGAAATCTTGCCGGAGCCTGCATAGATTTGCCGTGTGATGAGGAAGGGGAGCAGCTCTTTAGCGATGCGTTCGAAAGACAGCCGCCTACTCACAAGGTAGTTTTCGTGGCACCCCCAAGTGTGGCCTGCATAATCAACGTTGTTCTTGTACACGCCGATGTCTCGTTCCGATTGGACCCCCTCAGAGGCCTTCTCGAGGAGCCGCTCTCCCGCCTTTTCCCAGAGGACGATGTCGCGAGGATTCGTGACCTCAGGCGTCCCGAACTCAAGATGACGTCCGGTATCGACGTATACATTGCACCCGTTGCCGAGGTGAAGGCCCGTGCGGCCCCTGTCCTGCAGGTGGGGATACCGCCTGAGTTGGCGTAGTATAGTTTCCGGCAAGCACCTCCTCTCTTGGAGGGCCTCTGGGCCTCGCTGAGATGCGAGTGCGTATTCCACCTCAAGGCCGAGAACGATTTGGTTAGGCACGCCCATGGGGTTATTCACCACCCTCTTGTTCAAACGTTTCCAGAAGGCTCATTGAGTCTTTGGACAAGACCTTCTCGAGAGCCGCCTCTACTGCCTTTAGCCGCTGTTCTGCGTGGGGGCGATCGTTTGATGTGACGGGCCCGGCCACATCCGGAGGATCCAGGGGACCCTGCGTGGTTACCGGTGCGGTTAGTTCCTTGCTTCTCTGTTTGGTTGCTTGCATCTTAGTTTCCTCCATCATACTCGTAACCGTTATGGTAGGTCCATTGCATATCTTTCCCCCTTCTCAGTTTCGCATCCTCTTCCATGGCCACGGCCAGGAGCTCATCAACATCGATGGACCCCACGTCCTTGACGCTTTCGGGCAGAGGCCTGAGTGGATCGGGAAGGGGTAGCCAAGCCGTACGCCACCAGCGTTGGACACCGTTGCTGCACAGTTCTAAACCATCCCAGTTGAGCCTTACGATTCTGCCAGGGAATTTCTTCAGGCACAGGCCTCGAAA belongs to candidate division KSB1 bacterium and includes:
- a CDS encoding carboxymuconolactone decarboxylase family protein; translated protein: MSEHPLSVFQELDPGVLKHIREMDEFVFAAGEVPRKTKLLLAMAFDAAHGAVNGVRALATAAMQEGATRGEIAEVLRVAAHLGGVGVFYTAAAALREVMR
- a CDS encoding proteasome accessory factor PafA2 family protein, with the protein product MPETILRQLRRYPHLQDRGRTGLHLGNGCNVYVDTGRHLEFGTPEVTNPRDIVLWEKAGERLLEKASEGVQSERDIGVYKNNVDYAGHTWGCHENYLVSRRLSFERIAKELLPFLITRQIYAGSGKISCVSGGIGFELSQRAAFIEVAVSRETVGCRGILNTRDEHLSTEQYRRVHLILGDSLMSERGTFLKIGTTALLLRMMDLGVHLGDGFEFDDPVEVLHFVSRDPLCRRALRTTDGRSVTATEVQRHYLTRAEDSIGKRGIPEWGELVVREWRSVLDQLEADPLSLRSCLDPYIKFDLYSRLLQRWGSSWDHVNKMAPGKPARREPEELVVLRQIFGEEGVLHLECLLSAMREREPGPKPSPLAQKLMALDISYHDVRRRSSLFYSLEQQGLLEHRVVTEDEIASAMVSSPPDTRAAVRGRVIRQFSGLEAGVATWYAIWVPGRVLDLRDPFETDEKWRASTEEGL
- a CDS encoding AAA family ATPase — protein: MAYQTPMTTIEPILLAYLLEKGVGIRPVDRDTIVLGPVPVDPGVFTKPQSNLLLRRVEPWDRYIVCVDADLETRGRATPMSGVRFSHPANGWKAILFEELAGDPSEALLETLQLLGAPDLPPPHSLRTQKPPGRDFRPPTGRLSDHFTKALTDLPRDGELPPTIGRDKEVHQVLAVIQQWHRMVPLVVGESGAGKSNLLVALSRKLMLSNRRVRVLEVVRLTAEYNLPGEAERAFDRILDEMEAESNCVLAIDDVDVLLSCCSQREILLRRLADCGVPAFATALPGFLCNLESPILRRRYFPVVLYELNGGQTREVLRALKPLVERHHRVRIPEPMIDLCVGLSSGRPGVFPGKAVDLLDLACAEVAERKGDTLTADDLVATAGREGFASPGSPLDPWSSGS